From the genome of Vicia villosa cultivar HV-30 ecotype Madison, WI linkage group LG2, Vvil1.0, whole genome shotgun sequence, one region includes:
- the LOC131650759 gene encoding uncharacterized protein LOC131650759, producing the protein MRRLEGIQKRLQLHDNTGGMRRLEINLQKRFSRILNQEELMWHQRSRALLLADGVRNTKYYHMQTIARRKRIKILMLKDENGDWINEHKALKKHVTKFYKNLFAGPNHWCKWEKTKVSFPLLDEKCLRRLEGDIHIDEVKCTLFSMKPWKVLGPNGFPAGFYQKDWKVVGVGLSKLVQDAW; encoded by the coding sequence ATGCGCAGGCTTGAGGGTATTCAAAAAAGACTTCAACTGCATGATAATACGGGCGGCATGAGGAGATTGGAAATCAATTTACAAAAGAGGTTTAGTAGGATCCTAAACCAAGAAGAGCTTATGTGGCATCAAAGATCTCGAGCATTGTTGCTGGCGGATGGAGTAAGGAACACAAAATACTATCACATGCAGACCATCGCAAGGAGAAAGAGGATTAAGATCCTAATGCTGAAAGATGAGAATGGAGACTGGATAAATGAGCATAAAGCTTTAAAGAAACACGTAACAAAATTTTATAAGAACTTATTCGCGGGCCCTAATCACTGGTGTAAGTGGGAGAAAACTAAGGTTAGTTTCCCATTGCTTGATGAAAAGTGTCTGAGACGGCTTGAAGGTGATATTCATATAGATGAAGTTAAATGCACCTTGTTCTCCATGAAGCCATGGAAAGTTCTGGGTCCTAATGGTTTTCCAGCAGGATTCTATCAGAAGGATTGGAAAGTGGTCGGTGTGGGATTGAGTAAGTTGGTTCAGGATGCTTGGTAG